A region of Salvelinus alpinus chromosome 24, SLU_Salpinus.1, whole genome shotgun sequence DNA encodes the following proteins:
- the LOC139552488 gene encoding serine/threonine-protein kinase MARK2-like isoform X1: MSTRTVTRTALLTIEHSSNQSPSESKAGGRPNMPRCRNSVPTTADEQPHIGNYRLLKTIGKGNFAKVKLARHVLTGKEVAVKIIDKTQLNSSSLQKLFREVRIMKLLNHPNIVKLFEVIETEKTLYLIMEYASGGEVFDYLVAHGRMKEKEARAKFRQIVSAVQYCHQKCIVHRDLKAENLLLDADMNIKIADFGFSNEFTMGNKLDTFCGSPPYAAPELFQGKKYDGPEVDVWSLGVILYTLVSGSLPFDGQNLKELRERVLRGKYRIPFYMSTDCENLLKKFLILNPTKRGSLEQIMKDRWMNVGHEEEELKPFIEPQPDYKDPKRTGQNPDRAGGWKRDIMLQMGYSAEEIQDSLVNQTYNEVMATYLLLDYRNTEMDECISLSMKSRPGSDLTNSNAQSPSHKVQRSTSSNLKPRRATDAGSSASKRSQGDNKHTAEDYGRKGSGTGSSTKVPPSPLATADRKRSTPTPSTNSILSTGTSRSRNSPVPERATLGVQNGKDSLTTPGSRASTASAAAVLSSSHPRHHKSLSTSAHPSPPDIHAHRPSTAPQRVPVASPSAHNIGSSTATDRTNFPRNVTSRSTFSAGQQRAARDQHTSTYNGPPSSPSLSYGNSQARRAGGTGIFRKFTSKFVRRNLTFRFPRSPYEGEGRDEASRPMLTTAEKLEKVTLGSAGDENKDFLSSTSTVPSTPTSSLTSKDHKPRSLRFTWSMKTTSSMEPNEMMKEIRKVLDSNSCEYELRERYMLLCVSGNPACDDFVQWEMEVCKLPRLSLNGVRFKRISGTSIAFKNIASKVANELKL; the protein is encoded by the exons ATGTCAACCCGGACAGTAACCAGGACGGCATTATTAACAATTGAACATTCTTCAAACCAG TCTCCCTCTGAGTCCAAGGCAGGCGGGCGTCCCAATATGCCGCGGTGCCGGAATTCTGTCCCCACGACGGCAGACGAGCAGCCACACATTGGCAACTACCGGCTGCTAAAGACCATTGGCAAGGGCAACTTTGCCAAGGTCAAACTGGCCCGGCATGTCCTCACAGGGAAAGAG GTGGCTGTGAAAATCATTGACAAAACGCAACTTAACTCTTCCAGTCTCCAAAAG CTGTTTCGTGAAGTGAGGATCATGAAGTTGCTGAATCATCCAAATATCG TTAAGTTATTTGAAGTTATTGAGACTGAGAAGACACTGTACTTGATCATGGAGTATGCCAGTGGAG GTGAGGTGTTTGATTACCTTGTTGCTCACGGGAGAATGAAGGAGAAAGAGGCCAGAGCCAAATTTAGACAG ATAGTTTCAGCGGTACAGTACTGCCACCAGAAGTGCATTGTACACAGAGACCTAAAG GCAGAGAACCTACTCCTAGATGCTGACATGAACATCAAGATCGCAGACTTTGGTTTCAGCAATGAGTTCACCATGGGGAACAAGCTGGACACTTTTTGTGGCTCCCCGCCCTACGCTGCTCCGGAACTGTTCCAAGGGAAGAAGTATGACGGGCCCGAGGTGGACGTCTGGAGCCTGGGGGTCATCCTCTACACACTGGTCAGCGGCTCTCTGCCCTTTGACGGGCAGAACCTCAAG GAGCTGCGTGAACGGGTTTTGCGGGGGAAGTATAGGATTCCGTTCTACATGTCCACAGACTGCGAGAACCTGCTCAAGAAGTTCCTCATTCTCAACCCAACCAAGAGGGGCAGCCTGGAG CAGATCATGAAGGACCGCTGGATGAATGTAGGccatgaggaggaggagctgaagcCCTTCATCGAGCCCCAGCCAGACTATAAGGACCCCAAGAGGACAGGTCAGAACCCCGACCGAGCGGGGGGGTGGAAGAGAG ATATCATGTTGCAGATGGGCTACTCTGCAGAGGAGATCCAGGACTCCCTCGTCAACCAAACATATAATGAAGTCATGGCCACATATCTATTACTGGATTACAGGAACACAGAG aTGGACGAATGTATCAGTCTGTCAATGAAATCCCGCCCAGGAAGTGACCTCACAAACAGCAATGCTCAATCTCCTTCTCACAAGGTACAGCGCAGTACCTCATCCAATCTGAAGCCCCGGAGAGCAACAGATGCAG GTTCTTCTGCTTCCAAGCGTTCCCAGGGCGACAACAAGCACACAGCAGAGGATTATGGGAGGAAAGGTTCTGGCACTGGCAGCTCCACTAAAGTCCCTCCCAGTCCTTTAGCTACAGCAGATCGTAAGAGGAGCACCCCAACCCCCTCCACC AACAGCATCCTGTCCACTGGTACGAGTCGCAGTCGAAACTCGCCGGTCCCTGAGAGGGCCACACTTGGGGTCCAGAATGGAAAGGACAG ccTGACCACCCCAGGGTCCCGTGCCTCCACAGCCTCGGCAGCTGCCGtactctcctcctcccacccccGACATCACAAGTCCTTGTCCACCTCTGCTCACCCCAGCCCCCCAGACATCCATGCACACCGGCCCAG CACCGCCCCTCAGAGAGTACCGGTGGCGTCTCCTTCTGCCCACAACATCGGCAGTTCCACTGCGACAGACCGTACCAACTTCCCCAGAAATGTGACCAGCCGGAGCACTTTCAGTGCCGGCCAGCAGAGGGCGGCACGGGACCAACATACCTCCACTTATAATGGTCCCCCAtcatccccttccctctcctacGGGAACAGCCAAGCCCGAAGAGCCGGGGGCACTGGTATCTTCAGAAAGTTCACTTCTAAATTTGTGCGCAG AAATCTCACATTCAGATTCCCCAGAAG CCCGTATGAGGGAGAGGGTCGAGATGAGGCCAGCAG ACCCATGCTGACCACCGCTGAGAAGCTGGAAAAGGTCACTCTGGGCTCTGCAGGAGACGAGAACAAGGACTTCCTGTCTTCCACCTCTACGGTTCCCAGCACCCCGACTTCAAGCCTGACCTCCAAGGACCACAAGCCCCGCTCGCTGCGCTTCACCTGGAGCATGAAGACCACCTCCTCCATGGAGCCCAATGAGATGATGAAGGAGATCCGGAAGGTTTTGGACTCGAACAGCTGCGAGTATGAGCTACGGGAGCGCTACATGCTGCTGTGCGTGTCTGGGAATCCCGCCTGTGACGACTTTGTCCAGTGGGAGATGGAGGTTTGCAAGCTGCCCCGCCTCTCCCTCAACGGGGTTCGCTTTAAGCGCATTTCTGGCACGTCCATCGCCTTCAAGAACATCGCTTCCAAGGTTGCCAATGAGCTCAAACTTTGA
- the LOC139552488 gene encoding serine/threonine-protein kinase MARK2-like isoform X3, whose product MSTRTVTRTALLTIEHSSNQSPSESKAGGRPNMPRCRNSVPTTADEQPHIGNYRLLKTIGKGNFAKVKLARHVLTGKEVAVKIIDKTQLNSSSLQKLFREVRIMKLLNHPNIVKLFEVIETEKTLYLIMEYASGGEVFDYLVAHGRMKEKEARAKFRQIVSAVQYCHQKCIVHRDLKAENLLLDADMNIKIADFGFSNEFTMGNKLDTFCGSPPYAAPELFQGKKYDGPEVDVWSLGVILYTLVSGSLPFDGQNLKELRERVLRGKYRIPFYMSTDCENLLKKFLILNPTKRGSLEQIMKDRWMNVGHEEEELKPFIEPQPDYKDPKRTDIMLQMGYSAEEIQDSLVNQTYNEVMATYLLLDYRNTEMDECISLSMKSRPGSDLTNSNAQSPSHKVQRSTSSNLKPRRATDAGSSASKRSQGDNKHTAEDYGRKGSGTGSSTKVPPSPLATADRKRSTPTPSTNSILSTGTSRSRNSPVPERATLGVQNGKDSLTTPGSRASTASAAAVLSSSHPRHHKSLSTSAHPSPPDIHAHRPSTAPQRVPVASPSAHNIGSSTATDRTNFPRNVTSRSTFSAGQQRAARDQHTSTYNGPPSSPSLSYGNSQARRAGGTGIFRKFTSKFVRRNLTFRFPRSPYEGEGRDEASRPMLTTAEKLEKVTLGSAGDENKDFLSSTSTVPSTPTSSLTSKDHKPRSLRFTWSMKTTSSMEPNEMMKEIRKVLDSNSCEYELRERYMLLCVSGNPACDDFVQWEMEVCKLPRLSLNGVRFKRISGTSIAFKNIASKVANELKL is encoded by the exons ATGTCAACCCGGACAGTAACCAGGACGGCATTATTAACAATTGAACATTCTTCAAACCAG TCTCCCTCTGAGTCCAAGGCAGGCGGGCGTCCCAATATGCCGCGGTGCCGGAATTCTGTCCCCACGACGGCAGACGAGCAGCCACACATTGGCAACTACCGGCTGCTAAAGACCATTGGCAAGGGCAACTTTGCCAAGGTCAAACTGGCCCGGCATGTCCTCACAGGGAAAGAG GTGGCTGTGAAAATCATTGACAAAACGCAACTTAACTCTTCCAGTCTCCAAAAG CTGTTTCGTGAAGTGAGGATCATGAAGTTGCTGAATCATCCAAATATCG TTAAGTTATTTGAAGTTATTGAGACTGAGAAGACACTGTACTTGATCATGGAGTATGCCAGTGGAG GTGAGGTGTTTGATTACCTTGTTGCTCACGGGAGAATGAAGGAGAAAGAGGCCAGAGCCAAATTTAGACAG ATAGTTTCAGCGGTACAGTACTGCCACCAGAAGTGCATTGTACACAGAGACCTAAAG GCAGAGAACCTACTCCTAGATGCTGACATGAACATCAAGATCGCAGACTTTGGTTTCAGCAATGAGTTCACCATGGGGAACAAGCTGGACACTTTTTGTGGCTCCCCGCCCTACGCTGCTCCGGAACTGTTCCAAGGGAAGAAGTATGACGGGCCCGAGGTGGACGTCTGGAGCCTGGGGGTCATCCTCTACACACTGGTCAGCGGCTCTCTGCCCTTTGACGGGCAGAACCTCAAG GAGCTGCGTGAACGGGTTTTGCGGGGGAAGTATAGGATTCCGTTCTACATGTCCACAGACTGCGAGAACCTGCTCAAGAAGTTCCTCATTCTCAACCCAACCAAGAGGGGCAGCCTGGAG CAGATCATGAAGGACCGCTGGATGAATGTAGGccatgaggaggaggagctgaagcCCTTCATCGAGCCCCAGCCAGACTATAAGGACCCCAAGAGGACAG ATATCATGTTGCAGATGGGCTACTCTGCAGAGGAGATCCAGGACTCCCTCGTCAACCAAACATATAATGAAGTCATGGCCACATATCTATTACTGGATTACAGGAACACAGAG aTGGACGAATGTATCAGTCTGTCAATGAAATCCCGCCCAGGAAGTGACCTCACAAACAGCAATGCTCAATCTCCTTCTCACAAGGTACAGCGCAGTACCTCATCCAATCTGAAGCCCCGGAGAGCAACAGATGCAG GTTCTTCTGCTTCCAAGCGTTCCCAGGGCGACAACAAGCACACAGCAGAGGATTATGGGAGGAAAGGTTCTGGCACTGGCAGCTCCACTAAAGTCCCTCCCAGTCCTTTAGCTACAGCAGATCGTAAGAGGAGCACCCCAACCCCCTCCACC AACAGCATCCTGTCCACTGGTACGAGTCGCAGTCGAAACTCGCCGGTCCCTGAGAGGGCCACACTTGGGGTCCAGAATGGAAAGGACAG ccTGACCACCCCAGGGTCCCGTGCCTCCACAGCCTCGGCAGCTGCCGtactctcctcctcccacccccGACATCACAAGTCCTTGTCCACCTCTGCTCACCCCAGCCCCCCAGACATCCATGCACACCGGCCCAG CACCGCCCCTCAGAGAGTACCGGTGGCGTCTCCTTCTGCCCACAACATCGGCAGTTCCACTGCGACAGACCGTACCAACTTCCCCAGAAATGTGACCAGCCGGAGCACTTTCAGTGCCGGCCAGCAGAGGGCGGCACGGGACCAACATACCTCCACTTATAATGGTCCCCCAtcatccccttccctctcctacGGGAACAGCCAAGCCCGAAGAGCCGGGGGCACTGGTATCTTCAGAAAGTTCACTTCTAAATTTGTGCGCAG AAATCTCACATTCAGATTCCCCAGAAG CCCGTATGAGGGAGAGGGTCGAGATGAGGCCAGCAG ACCCATGCTGACCACCGCTGAGAAGCTGGAAAAGGTCACTCTGGGCTCTGCAGGAGACGAGAACAAGGACTTCCTGTCTTCCACCTCTACGGTTCCCAGCACCCCGACTTCAAGCCTGACCTCCAAGGACCACAAGCCCCGCTCGCTGCGCTTCACCTGGAGCATGAAGACCACCTCCTCCATGGAGCCCAATGAGATGATGAAGGAGATCCGGAAGGTTTTGGACTCGAACAGCTGCGAGTATGAGCTACGGGAGCGCTACATGCTGCTGTGCGTGTCTGGGAATCCCGCCTGTGACGACTTTGTCCAGTGGGAGATGGAGGTTTGCAAGCTGCCCCGCCTCTCCCTCAACGGGGTTCGCTTTAAGCGCATTTCTGGCACGTCCATCGCCTTCAAGAACATCGCTTCCAAGGTTGCCAATGAGCTCAAACTTTGA
- the LOC139552488 gene encoding serine/threonine-protein kinase MARK2-like isoform X7, with product MSTRTVTRTALLTIEHSSNQSPSESKAGGRPNMPRCRNSVPTTADEQPHIGNYRLLKTIGKGNFAKVKLARHVLTGKEVAVKIIDKTQLNSSSLQKLFREVRIMKLLNHPNIVKLFEVIETEKTLYLIMEYASGGEVFDYLVAHGRMKEKEARAKFRQIVSAVQYCHQKCIVHRDLKAENLLLDADMNIKIADFGFSNEFTMGNKLDTFCGSPPYAAPELFQGKKYDGPEVDVWSLGVILYTLVSGSLPFDGQNLKELRERVLRGKYRIPFYMSTDCENLLKKFLILNPTKRGSLEQIMKDRWMNVGHEEEELKPFIEPQPDYKDPKRTDIMLQMGYSAEEIQDSLVNQTYNEVMATYLLLDYRNTEMDECISLSMKSRPGSDLTNSNAQSPSHKVQRSTSSNLKPRRATDAGSSASKRSQGDNKHTAEDYGRKGSGTGSSTKVPPSPLATADRKRSTPTPSTNSILSTGTSRSRNSPVPERATLGVQNGKDSTAPQRVPVASPSAHNIGSSTATDRTNFPRNVTSRSTFSAGQQRAARDQHTSTYNGPPSSPSLSYGNSQARRAGGTGIFRKFTSKFVRRNLTFRFPRSPYEGEGRDEASRPMLTTAEKLEKVTLGSAGDENKDFLSSTSTVPSTPTSSLTSKDHKPRSLRFTWSMKTTSSMEPNEMMKEIRKVLDSNSCEYELRERYMLLCVSGNPACDDFVQWEMEVCKLPRLSLNGVRFKRISGTSIAFKNIASKVANELKL from the exons ATGTCAACCCGGACAGTAACCAGGACGGCATTATTAACAATTGAACATTCTTCAAACCAG TCTCCCTCTGAGTCCAAGGCAGGCGGGCGTCCCAATATGCCGCGGTGCCGGAATTCTGTCCCCACGACGGCAGACGAGCAGCCACACATTGGCAACTACCGGCTGCTAAAGACCATTGGCAAGGGCAACTTTGCCAAGGTCAAACTGGCCCGGCATGTCCTCACAGGGAAAGAG GTGGCTGTGAAAATCATTGACAAAACGCAACTTAACTCTTCCAGTCTCCAAAAG CTGTTTCGTGAAGTGAGGATCATGAAGTTGCTGAATCATCCAAATATCG TTAAGTTATTTGAAGTTATTGAGACTGAGAAGACACTGTACTTGATCATGGAGTATGCCAGTGGAG GTGAGGTGTTTGATTACCTTGTTGCTCACGGGAGAATGAAGGAGAAAGAGGCCAGAGCCAAATTTAGACAG ATAGTTTCAGCGGTACAGTACTGCCACCAGAAGTGCATTGTACACAGAGACCTAAAG GCAGAGAACCTACTCCTAGATGCTGACATGAACATCAAGATCGCAGACTTTGGTTTCAGCAATGAGTTCACCATGGGGAACAAGCTGGACACTTTTTGTGGCTCCCCGCCCTACGCTGCTCCGGAACTGTTCCAAGGGAAGAAGTATGACGGGCCCGAGGTGGACGTCTGGAGCCTGGGGGTCATCCTCTACACACTGGTCAGCGGCTCTCTGCCCTTTGACGGGCAGAACCTCAAG GAGCTGCGTGAACGGGTTTTGCGGGGGAAGTATAGGATTCCGTTCTACATGTCCACAGACTGCGAGAACCTGCTCAAGAAGTTCCTCATTCTCAACCCAACCAAGAGGGGCAGCCTGGAG CAGATCATGAAGGACCGCTGGATGAATGTAGGccatgaggaggaggagctgaagcCCTTCATCGAGCCCCAGCCAGACTATAAGGACCCCAAGAGGACAG ATATCATGTTGCAGATGGGCTACTCTGCAGAGGAGATCCAGGACTCCCTCGTCAACCAAACATATAATGAAGTCATGGCCACATATCTATTACTGGATTACAGGAACACAGAG aTGGACGAATGTATCAGTCTGTCAATGAAATCCCGCCCAGGAAGTGACCTCACAAACAGCAATGCTCAATCTCCTTCTCACAAGGTACAGCGCAGTACCTCATCCAATCTGAAGCCCCGGAGAGCAACAGATGCAG GTTCTTCTGCTTCCAAGCGTTCCCAGGGCGACAACAAGCACACAGCAGAGGATTATGGGAGGAAAGGTTCTGGCACTGGCAGCTCCACTAAAGTCCCTCCCAGTCCTTTAGCTACAGCAGATCGTAAGAGGAGCACCCCAACCCCCTCCACC AACAGCATCCTGTCCACTGGTACGAGTCGCAGTCGAAACTCGCCGGTCCCTGAGAGGGCCACACTTGGGGTCCAGAATGGAAAGGACAG CACCGCCCCTCAGAGAGTACCGGTGGCGTCTCCTTCTGCCCACAACATCGGCAGTTCCACTGCGACAGACCGTACCAACTTCCCCAGAAATGTGACCAGCCGGAGCACTTTCAGTGCCGGCCAGCAGAGGGCGGCACGGGACCAACATACCTCCACTTATAATGGTCCCCCAtcatccccttccctctcctacGGGAACAGCCAAGCCCGAAGAGCCGGGGGCACTGGTATCTTCAGAAAGTTCACTTCTAAATTTGTGCGCAG AAATCTCACATTCAGATTCCCCAGAAG CCCGTATGAGGGAGAGGGTCGAGATGAGGCCAGCAG ACCCATGCTGACCACCGCTGAGAAGCTGGAAAAGGTCACTCTGGGCTCTGCAGGAGACGAGAACAAGGACTTCCTGTCTTCCACCTCTACGGTTCCCAGCACCCCGACTTCAAGCCTGACCTCCAAGGACCACAAGCCCCGCTCGCTGCGCTTCACCTGGAGCATGAAGACCACCTCCTCCATGGAGCCCAATGAGATGATGAAGGAGATCCGGAAGGTTTTGGACTCGAACAGCTGCGAGTATGAGCTACGGGAGCGCTACATGCTGCTGTGCGTGTCTGGGAATCCCGCCTGTGACGACTTTGTCCAGTGGGAGATGGAGGTTTGCAAGCTGCCCCGCCTCTCCCTCAACGGGGTTCGCTTTAAGCGCATTTCTGGCACGTCCATCGCCTTCAAGAACATCGCTTCCAAGGTTGCCAATGAGCTCAAACTTTGA
- the LOC139552488 gene encoding serine/threonine-protein kinase MARK2-like isoform X6: MSTRTVTRTALLTIEHSSNQSPSESKAGGRPNMPRCRNSVPTTADEQPHIGNYRLLKTIGKGNFAKVKLARHVLTGKEVAVKIIDKTQLNSSSLQKLFREVRIMKLLNHPNIVKLFEVIETEKTLYLIMEYASGGEVFDYLVAHGRMKEKEARAKFRQIVSAVQYCHQKCIVHRDLKAENLLLDADMNIKIADFGFSNEFTMGNKLDTFCGSPPYAAPELFQGKKYDGPEVDVWSLGVILYTLVSGSLPFDGQNLKELRERVLRGKYRIPFYMSTDCENLLKKFLILNPTKRGSLEQIMKDRWMNVGHEEEELKPFIEPQPDYKDPKRTGQNPDRAGGWKRDIMLQMGYSAEEIQDSLVNQTYNEVMATYLLLDYRNTEMDECISLSMKSRPGSDLTNSNAQSPSHKVQRSTSSNLKPRRATDAGSSASKRSQGDNKHTAEDYGRKGSGTGSSTKVPPSPLATADRKRSTPTPSTNSILSTGTSRSRNSPVPERATLGVQNGKDSTAPQRVPVASPSAHNIGSSTATDRTNFPRNVTSRSTFSAGQQRAARDQHTSTYNGPPSSPSLSYGNSQARRAGGTGIFRKFTSKFVRRNLTFRFPRSPYEGEGRDEASRPMLTTAEKLEKVTLGSAGDENKDFLSSTSTVPSTPTSSLTSKDHKPRSLRFTWSMKTTSSMEPNEMMKEIRKVLDSNSCEYELRERYMLLCVSGNPACDDFVQWEMEVCKLPRLSLNGVRFKRISGTSIAFKNIASKVANELKL, encoded by the exons ATGTCAACCCGGACAGTAACCAGGACGGCATTATTAACAATTGAACATTCTTCAAACCAG TCTCCCTCTGAGTCCAAGGCAGGCGGGCGTCCCAATATGCCGCGGTGCCGGAATTCTGTCCCCACGACGGCAGACGAGCAGCCACACATTGGCAACTACCGGCTGCTAAAGACCATTGGCAAGGGCAACTTTGCCAAGGTCAAACTGGCCCGGCATGTCCTCACAGGGAAAGAG GTGGCTGTGAAAATCATTGACAAAACGCAACTTAACTCTTCCAGTCTCCAAAAG CTGTTTCGTGAAGTGAGGATCATGAAGTTGCTGAATCATCCAAATATCG TTAAGTTATTTGAAGTTATTGAGACTGAGAAGACACTGTACTTGATCATGGAGTATGCCAGTGGAG GTGAGGTGTTTGATTACCTTGTTGCTCACGGGAGAATGAAGGAGAAAGAGGCCAGAGCCAAATTTAGACAG ATAGTTTCAGCGGTACAGTACTGCCACCAGAAGTGCATTGTACACAGAGACCTAAAG GCAGAGAACCTACTCCTAGATGCTGACATGAACATCAAGATCGCAGACTTTGGTTTCAGCAATGAGTTCACCATGGGGAACAAGCTGGACACTTTTTGTGGCTCCCCGCCCTACGCTGCTCCGGAACTGTTCCAAGGGAAGAAGTATGACGGGCCCGAGGTGGACGTCTGGAGCCTGGGGGTCATCCTCTACACACTGGTCAGCGGCTCTCTGCCCTTTGACGGGCAGAACCTCAAG GAGCTGCGTGAACGGGTTTTGCGGGGGAAGTATAGGATTCCGTTCTACATGTCCACAGACTGCGAGAACCTGCTCAAGAAGTTCCTCATTCTCAACCCAACCAAGAGGGGCAGCCTGGAG CAGATCATGAAGGACCGCTGGATGAATGTAGGccatgaggaggaggagctgaagcCCTTCATCGAGCCCCAGCCAGACTATAAGGACCCCAAGAGGACAGGTCAGAACCCCGACCGAGCGGGGGGGTGGAAGAGAG ATATCATGTTGCAGATGGGCTACTCTGCAGAGGAGATCCAGGACTCCCTCGTCAACCAAACATATAATGAAGTCATGGCCACATATCTATTACTGGATTACAGGAACACAGAG aTGGACGAATGTATCAGTCTGTCAATGAAATCCCGCCCAGGAAGTGACCTCACAAACAGCAATGCTCAATCTCCTTCTCACAAGGTACAGCGCAGTACCTCATCCAATCTGAAGCCCCGGAGAGCAACAGATGCAG GTTCTTCTGCTTCCAAGCGTTCCCAGGGCGACAACAAGCACACAGCAGAGGATTATGGGAGGAAAGGTTCTGGCACTGGCAGCTCCACTAAAGTCCCTCCCAGTCCTTTAGCTACAGCAGATCGTAAGAGGAGCACCCCAACCCCCTCCACC AACAGCATCCTGTCCACTGGTACGAGTCGCAGTCGAAACTCGCCGGTCCCTGAGAGGGCCACACTTGGGGTCCAGAATGGAAAGGACAG CACCGCCCCTCAGAGAGTACCGGTGGCGTCTCCTTCTGCCCACAACATCGGCAGTTCCACTGCGACAGACCGTACCAACTTCCCCAGAAATGTGACCAGCCGGAGCACTTTCAGTGCCGGCCAGCAGAGGGCGGCACGGGACCAACATACCTCCACTTATAATGGTCCCCCAtcatccccttccctctcctacGGGAACAGCCAAGCCCGAAGAGCCGGGGGCACTGGTATCTTCAGAAAGTTCACTTCTAAATTTGTGCGCAG AAATCTCACATTCAGATTCCCCAGAAG CCCGTATGAGGGAGAGGGTCGAGATGAGGCCAGCAG ACCCATGCTGACCACCGCTGAGAAGCTGGAAAAGGTCACTCTGGGCTCTGCAGGAGACGAGAACAAGGACTTCCTGTCTTCCACCTCTACGGTTCCCAGCACCCCGACTTCAAGCCTGACCTCCAAGGACCACAAGCCCCGCTCGCTGCGCTTCACCTGGAGCATGAAGACCACCTCCTCCATGGAGCCCAATGAGATGATGAAGGAGATCCGGAAGGTTTTGGACTCGAACAGCTGCGAGTATGAGCTACGGGAGCGCTACATGCTGCTGTGCGTGTCTGGGAATCCCGCCTGTGACGACTTTGTCCAGTGGGAGATGGAGGTTTGCAAGCTGCCCCGCCTCTCCCTCAACGGGGTTCGCTTTAAGCGCATTTCTGGCACGTCCATCGCCTTCAAGAACATCGCTTCCAAGGTTGCCAATGAGCTCAAACTTTGA